A single window of Deltaproteobacteria bacterium DNA harbors:
- a CDS encoding MFS transporter, giving the protein MVSDPLGKVLRYRWLIFWILAFGYILVYFHRLCPAVVAVDMMRDLHAGGALLGFLGSAYFYPYALMQLPAGLLSDSWGPRRTITLFFSVAFVGSLLLGLAPSLFWAIFGRTLVGVGVSMLFVPTLKVLAEWFRTREFATMTAILMAMGGLGSLTAATPLALLSVWIGWRFSFVVVGIFTFILAILVWLFVRDRPADLDWPSPSEPAGHSPPPIGLLEGMKKVLTYPRFWPVAIWFFFDCAVFFSFGGLWGGPYLMQVYGFTKAQAGQILSMLAIGMIVGSPLLSFVSNRILQGRKSVLILSSFALLCLTALLAFYTEELSLPSLYLICLGLGIFSSAIVVVGFTTTKELFPVQMAGTSTGLINLFPFAGGAVFQPLLGYLLERQGQVEGAFTLAGYEQAFFALFLCGLIAFLASLFVQETLAKE; this is encoded by the coding sequence ATGGTCTCTGATCCCCTGGGCAAAGTCCTGCGCTACCGCTGGCTTATCTTTTGGATACTGGCCTTTGGCTATATCTTGGTCTATTTCCACCGTCTCTGCCCGGCGGTGGTAGCCGTGGATATGATGCGTGATCTCCATGCCGGAGGGGCATTGCTCGGCTTTCTGGGCTCAGCCTATTTCTATCCCTATGCACTCATGCAGCTACCTGCTGGCCTCCTTTCCGATTCTTGGGGCCCTCGACGGACCATTACTCTCTTCTTCAGCGTGGCCTTCGTAGGCTCCCTTCTATTAGGCCTTGCTCCATCTCTTTTCTGGGCCATCTTTGGGCGCACCCTGGTGGGAGTGGGTGTCTCCATGCTCTTTGTGCCCACCCTGAAGGTGCTGGCAGAATGGTTTCGTACCAGGGAGTTTGCCACCATGACTGCCATTCTCATGGCCATGGGCGGTCTGGGCTCGCTCACCGCCGCCACCCCACTGGCCCTTCTCAGCGTCTGGATTGGCTGGCGTTTTTCCTTTGTTGTAGTGGGCATCTTTACTTTTATCCTCGCCATCTTGGTCTGGCTCTTTGTACGGGACCGACCTGCTGATCTCGACTGGCCCTCCCCATCAGAGCCTGCAGGGCACAGTCCGCCACCCATAGGGCTACTAGAAGGGATGAAAAAGGTACTCACCTACCCACGATTCTGGCCTGTGGCGATCTGGTTCTTTTTCGACTGCGCGGTCTTTTTCTCCTTTGGCGGGCTCTGGGGAGGCCCCTATCTCATGCAGGTCTATGGATTCACCAAAGCCCAGGCAGGCCAGATTCTCTCCATGCTGGCCATCGGCATGATTGTCGGAAGCCCCCTACTTAGCTTCGTCTCTAACCGAATCCTTCAGGGGCGAAAATCGGTGCTCATACTCTCCAGCTTTGCCTTGCTCTGCCTTACTGCTCTCCTGGCCTTTTACACGGAGGAGCTCTCTTTGCCATCCCTTTACTTGATTTGCCTGGGTCTAGGCATCTTTTCCAGCGCCATTGTGGTGGTGGGCTTTACCACTACCAAGGAACTCTTTCCTGTGCAGATGGCCGGAACATCAACAGGACTGATCAATCTCTTTCCTTTTGCCGGAGGGGCAGTTTTTCAACCGTTGCTGGGCTATCTCCTAGAACGGCAGGGGCAGGTGGAGGGGGCCTTTACCCTGGCTGGTTACGAGCAGGCCTTCTTTGCCCTCTTTCTCTGCGGACTCATCGCCTTCTTGGCGAGCCTCTTTGTCCAAGAGACCCTTGCAAAAGAATGA